A part of Corvus cornix cornix isolate S_Up_H32 chromosome Z, ASM73873v5, whole genome shotgun sequence genomic DNA contains:
- the LOC120411543 gene encoding olfactory receptor 14J1-like, whose product MSNSSSISPFLLLALADTRQLQLLHFCLFLGISLAALLGNGLIISAGACGQHLHSPMFFFLLSLALTDLGSICTTVPKAMHNSLWGTSHISYSACAAQVFFFLFFLSAEYFLLTIMCYERYVSICKALHYGTLLGSRACAHMAAAAWASRRAEIQRQVAIQSSQKDGWTPRRDFSHDCSRRETHSGMDKGSPQHLGQGKE is encoded by the exons ATGTCCAACAGCAGCTCCATcagccccttcctcctgctggcaTTGGCAGACACgcggcagctgcagctcctgcacttcTGCCTCTTCCTGGGCATCTCCCTGGCTGCCCTCCTGGGCAACGGCCTCATCATCAGCGCCGGAGCCTGCGGCCAGCACCTGCACAGCCCCATGTTCTTcttcctgctcagcctggcccTCACCGACCTGGGCTCCATCTGCACCACTGTCCCCAAGGCCATGCACAATTCCCTCTGGGGCACCAGCCACATCTCCTACTCAGCATGTGCTGCTcaggtgtttttctttctgttcttcctctcaGCAGAGTATTTCCTCCTCACCATCATGTGCTACGAGCGCTACGTGTCCATCTGCAAAGCCCTGCACTACGGGACcctcctgggcagcagagcttgtgcccacatggcagcagctgcctgggccagt AGGCGTGCAGAGATACAAAGACAAGTTGCAATCCAAAGTTCCCAGAAGGACGGATGGACACCCCGGCGAGACTTCTCCCATGACTGTTCCAGGAGAGAAACTCACTCAGGCATGGACAAGGGGAGTCCTCAGCACTTGGGGCAAGGCAAGGAATAA